A window of Cynocephalus volans isolate mCynVol1 chromosome 3, mCynVol1.pri, whole genome shotgun sequence genomic DNA:
GCCAGTCCCTCATGTGTCACACCTCAGCATTTCCTGCTCTCCCTCATGTGAGACTCTGTCTGACTCCTGGGGTCACGAAAAGGAAAGAGTCTCTCAGAAGTACTCTGTAGTCTCTTAAGAGATGATAACTAGAAACTTGTAATTGCTCTTGGTAATTAGCAACAGAGGAAAAAgttttcagaaacattttcatGTCCCCAGCCTGCCCTCCCACTGATGCTTCAGGTGAAATGATAATTGCAGTTCTTGGGGGAGGTGAGGTCACAGAACCACAGATCCATATCTCAGAGTCTAGCTGCACTCTCTCAAACCTGAACTGGCTGCCTTGACATCCACTCTGAGCCCACCATCCAGGCTGCAGGGAGAAGCTGGTGGGTATTCTGTATTTTGGTCTGAGAGTTATAATCTGTAAGGGAAGGAGGCATATCAGAAGTCGGGTAAGAAGTCATATTGGAAAAAGTGATTCTTCTGGATTTGAGCTTGGTCCAGTGCCAAAGTCATACAGAAAGAAGTAATTCTGAGGCATGAACTGAGCTAGTGAGGAGAGATGGGTTCCTAGATCCAATACCCATCTCTGATGGCTCCTAGTAGAGTGTGATCCACAATGACAGTGATTGTTGGTGTTTAATCCAAGTAATAAGGAAACCAGATTTTTGCTGTGCACAGGACTGTAGTTCTGAAATCAATCCACTGTTCAGCCTACATGACAGCAGTCAAAGGCAAAATTTTCAAGTTTACTAAAGGGGTGCCAATGATACGTCCATTCTTGTAACAGAGTAGGATAAATCTACAAGACTCCTCTAATCCTGTAGAGAAACAGTAGGACTAATAGAAGTTGCTGGAATTAAATGTTTTCTCAGTCTCTGTGTATGTAAAGTGTTAAGTGGATTCAATTACTGTGTCTATTGATTAtgagaaacttttcttttttaaagttaggGAAGCAGCATTTAAGGAAAACTTTATAATGATCAGTTTCAGAGACTATTTGAAAGTCTCAAATGTATCTTGCAAAATGAGGGTCCCTCAAAAAGTTAACAGAAAGATTTGTActttcttttaattcagtttttccatgaagattttgaagtatcctcatacttCCCatgctttaaaatgtaatatcaatccaaatatttattttaatttatagtgTACAATATTTTGCCCTAATATTCTATTTTGCCCATGTgtcatatattttactatttctcaCAAATAGTTCCTTATTGTTAATAACTTTATTTAGTTCAGGTATTAATAAATGAGATAAGTATACGGTTTGAAGCAagtgataattttatttctaatacatACTACTTTATCAGACATCAGTGTTTCATGTCCCATACTTCCTATGATTTGCAGTACTGTGTTTTTGTTCCTGGGATAAAAGCAATTGAGTATTTTTGTTGCCATCCTAATGTCAACCCATTCCTACACTGAGTAAATGCATCCTCCTTCTCAAGGGACAAGTACCTGTAGTATTATGCAGTCTGTGCATCCACATCTTACTAGAATGTGTAAAGCTTCACTTAGAATTTACATTGGCCTATTGAGTAAATTCTTATAAATAAGTGGAAACTTGTTActaccaaaattataaaacaaaatagcagcaataaaataaaatgacaaggtgcaaaatcaaaatgaaatgtaTAGATCTGGTGTGTTTGAAGAACATAGCTAAGTAGCTTCTTAGTATTCCATGGATTAAATACAGTATTACTGATAGCAGCACAGCCTGGTTATAATCGCCCCTCTGCCTGTACCAGGGTGTAGATTTGACCTCTCTTATCCTAGGTTCTCCTAACGTTTATAAGGAAAGTAATAGTAGTGCCTCCTCCTTAAATGTGTGAGGAATAAAGAAGTCACCACCTATGTGGCCTTCATAGCTATGATTTGTACATTGCAAGTATTCTTTAAAGATTATACAttcaagggccagcccatggctcacttgggagagtgtggtgatgacaacaccaagtcaggggttgagatccccttaccggtcatctttaaaaaaaaaaaaaattgttatacaTTCAATGTATGGAAGCCTCTAAATGATGAAAAGACtgtaagtaatttttttctacaCAAGAACtgtatttgttgtcttttttctttttttggcgtcGGgcccagtgttataacactgcagtCTAACGaattgagttaactggccagccctctacaTAAGGACTGTTGTGAAGTGGAGAATACTGGATTTCAGGTGACATGATATGTGTAGCCCACACATCTGTTCCCATGCAGGATCCTGTAGCTCAGAAGACAAATAGTGAAAACTAACAGGATGGCCACCAGGAATGTGGCAATAGGAATGATCTTCTTGTCACAGACTGTATTTGGAATCCTGggaaatttctctcttttttaccaTTATCTCTTCCTTTATTTCACTGGGCGCAGGTTAAGGACCACAGACTTGATTGTGGCGAACCTGCTTGTAGCAAACTCTTTCGTCATTTTGTCTAGAGGAATCCCCCATGCAATGGTATCTTTTGGGTGGCAACATGTCTTTAATGATCATGAATGCAAGTTCATTTCCTATATGCACAGAGTGGGCAGAGGTGTGTCCATTGGCAGCACCTGCCTCTTGAGTGTCTTTTGGGCCATGGTTATCAGTCCCAGGAACTCCAGGTTTGCAGAGCTCAAAATGAAAGTTCCCAAGTTTATTGGCCCCTCTATTTTCCTGTGCTGGATCCTGCAAATGctaataaatgccatttttcctATATACATGACTGGGAAATTGAGCAACAAAAACAtcacaaacacaaaatattttcaatactgTTCTTCTGTTCGTCATGATAAAACCACAGAGTCACTGCATGCAGTGTGGCTGTCATTCCTTGATGTTTTCTGTTTGGGGCTCATGCTCTGGGCCAGCAGCTCCATGGTTTTGGTCCTGCACAGGCATAAGCAGCGGGTGCAACACATTCACAGGAACAACGTCTCTCCCAGGTCCTCCCCCGAGTCCAGAGCTACCAAGACCATCCTTCTCCTGGTGAGCACCTTTGTCTACTTTTACACCCTCGCCTGCATCTTTCAAGTTTGTCTGGCTCTTATTAATAAACCCAGCTGGTTCCTGATGAACAGCACCTCCATAGTGGATGGGTGTTTCCCAGCCGTCAGCCCCTTTCTGCTCCTGAGCCATGACTCCAGTACTTTCAGGCTCTGCTTTGCCTGGATAAGCAATAGAAAATCCCCTAATGATTGAGGAACATGTAAATTTTGCGATTTTGCACATTGTTCAGTTGTTTGCTTACTTTTCCCCCACAGAATTGTATGTAACACTCATATCACAAGGTAGTGGTGCACACTtacgtgcatgcacatacacacatttacacaTAATTGGTGTGCATTATGTGTATACATATCTACCAGATTATTATTGCTATCCATCAAGCAAAAATACTGGGAAATCGTACATGGGATGTGTAAAATTTAGAGTTTCgtataatattaattataacaaTGACAACCTGTTTAACTAAAGTTCATTTTATCTGATATTGATCTAGGCATTCTAGTTGATTAGCTGGTTAAAATACAtggaatacattttttatttatctactttGATTCTTATGTCTTAGCTATATCTGTTgagaaaatatccaaatgaatAGAGTAGTGCAGCAATATTTGGCCTTAACAAGAGTAATTAgtgggatggccagttagctcagttggttagagagtggtgctgataacaccaaggtccagggttcaatccctgtaccagccagctgcccccccaaaagaagaaacaaacaaacaaacaaagagaaagagtaattagtcttttttgtttaatataataATGACCATATTGGGCAAGCATTTATTAACATATTGTGATCTTCCTGACATCTGttctattttcttatctttctgtgttgatttttttctgtgttaatttGTTTCACCCCTGTTTTTTGGGTGCTGTGTAATCACTAATGCTTAGGTTTCAACCTAGAAATCTCTGTGTACTTTTAAAAACTAATCACAATATAAAGTTATTGAATACCTTAACTCTCCACATAAACAATAAGGACATTGCATACTAATGCATTTACCTTCTTATAACTTACTTTTTAATTGCTGATGtggattttaaaagaattttatgcACAGGTCCTGATTACACTGCTCAACCAAATTCCACAGACTGGACACACCCATGTAGGCCTATCCTATGTCAAAAACAGATCATTGTCCGCCTCCCAGATGCTTCCTTGTGCCCCTCCCCCTCACTATCCCCAAGAATGACCACTATTGTGACATTTAACAGCATAGATCACTTTCACCTCCTTTGtactttacataaatggaaaaattaagcATGAGCTCAtttgtatttaactttttaattttcatatgtttgtgaattttgcatgtttttgtgtgtatatcAAACAATTTAATCCTTCATCTATTGTAGCACATGTGAGTGGTTTTCAATTTGAGGCTGTCATGAATTGCACTGGTATGTAAGTTCTGTTTTCCTAAAACGTGTgaatttctgttgggtatatatgTACTAGCAGAATTGTTGTCATAGGATTACATCTATTCAGCTTTAGGAGATACTACCCACCAGCTTTACAAAATGTTTCATTGAATTTCACAGCAAAAAGAAGCTCTTAATTTTAATACAGTATCATTTGTGATGTCCTTCTTTAGGCttaatattttctgttaaaaagTCTTTTGCTAAATAATATTAGAATCTATAACTGAATtcaaaattaattgattaattgattaaatcatccatttttaaagttcacattgtacacaataaaCCGAgggtaataaaaaaagaaagaaattataaaaataaaataaaagtgttttgctGTTACAAGATGTCACAGATGTGCTACCTTGTTTCTTCTAAAAACTTCATTTTATACCTTTAAAATTTAGATCACCAAGGCAATCAGAATCAGTTTGTTGTGTGGATAGtgatttaagtctttttttttttcgagTGAATAAACTTCGATTTATTCTGAAAatgttgtatttgtctttcttttcatttgctcTTACCTGTCATTGCCTCACCCAGGTTAACCTCACTTGCCCTCAGAGCTGACTTTTCTGAGTCCCCTAGTCattgtgtgtcttcttccctctttcaGTCTTTACAACCCCATTGTGTTCCACAATCAAGGTTAGTCTTGGTGTCAAATTCTTCAATGGGAGGGGGTTCTAGGAAGCTGGTGAAGTAGGAAAGACGAGGATCCTTCTTCCTAATTAGGCAATAACTGCACTAGCAGAATCTGtctgatgtaaatatttttcagCTCTTGAGCATATTGAAGGCTTGCATCTTCCACGGAAAAGCTTGGGCAGTAAATTGTGGATCATTTCACATCTATCCATTTCTCACACCCCAAACTCATAATAGGCAGTGGTACATGTGCTTCTGAAAAAGCTAACTTTATTATTCTCAGTTTCAGAGACTATCTGTCAGATTAAAGTGTGTCTTGCAATATTTCTTGTGCTTtaaaatacaatacttcaccaaggtcaagggtttggatccccttatttGTCCAGCTACTCCTCCCCCAAATATATTATACCaatctaaaaatgtcttttaactTATACAATACAGAAGATTTTTTGCCCTAACATTCCATTTTGCATGTGTCTTATATTTTACTATATCTCAAAAATAGTGCCTTATTGCTAATAATTGTATTTAACTCAGATAGTAATCAATAGATAAGTGATATGGGTTCAACATGTCCCTAAAAttccatgtgttagaaacttaatccccactataaccaTGTTAAGAGGTATGAaattctattacggtaattgaaagaggtgattagattgtgagcacTGCATCCTTGTAAATGAATTGatgcattcatggagtaatgggtatgtttctgatggctttgaaaggagagctaCTGAGAAGCTTAgtccctctcttgctcagccattttgccatgtgatatgaTACCCTGCACttctgtagagccaccaccaagaacaaggaccttaccaggtgtgttccctggactttggacttcccaacttccgaagtgtaagcaataaatattgtttctttataaattacacagtttctagtattctgttataagcaacagaaatggactaaaacaataagTATATGATTTGAAATTAGTAATAATTTAATTGCTACCATATACTATTTTATCAGACAACAGTGTTTCATGTGCCATAGTTCCTGTGATTTCTGCCATTGTACGTTTGTTCCTGGGGTAAAAGCAAATGAGTCTTTATGCTTCCATCCTAATATCAAGCCATTCATTGATGAAATCTACCTTGTCATGGGGCAGGTACCTGTAGTATTATATTGCAATTAGTGCATCTACGTTTTCTAGGATCCCTAAAGCTTCGTTCAGAATTTGCATTGGCATGTAGTTTTTTATGAACTTGTTACtaacaaaattatgaaataaaagagCAATATAATAAAATGACAAGGTGCAGAATGAAAGCTATATTTAGATCTGGTTTGCATGAAGAGCACCactaaataactttttaatatacCATGgattaaatacagtatttttgaTAGCAGCACACCCTGCTCTAAAATCCCATGTGGCCCCCCTACTTATTACTTTAGACAAAacacttgacctctctgtgcctgtgttCTCCTCATCCTTATAAGGAAATTGATAGTACTGCATGACTCATACAACTCTTGGAAGCCTCTAAATGATAGAAATCCTTAAAGTAATTATTTCTACATGAAACGTTTTGGTAAGTGGACAATACCGGATTCAGTTGACATGATAAATGTAGCCGCTACCTCATATGCAGGATCTTCCAGCTCAAAAGACAAATATCAGTCACTGAGAACTAGCAGGATGGCTGCCAGGGATTTGGCAATAGGAATGATATTCCTGTCAAAGACTGTATTTGGATTCTGGGAAATTTTTCACTTCTTTACCaatatctcttccttttctccactGAGTACTGGTTAAGGACCACAGATTTGTTTCTCAACACCCTCATACAGCCAATTTCTAAATCATTTTTCTCTACTGGAATCCTCTAGAGGATGTTGTTTTCCGATGGCAATATGTCCTCAATGATtataaatgtagatttttttcctatatgcACAGAGAGGGCAGGGGTGTGTCCATTGGCAGCACCTGCCTCTTAAGTATCTTCCAGGCTATTATGCTATGTCCCAGGTGAGCAGAGCTCAAAGTAAAAGTTCCCAAGTACATTGGACCCTCTACTTTCCTCTGCTGGATCATGCAAATGctcataaatgtcttttttttctacaCATGTGactggaaattaagcaacaaaaACATCACACATGCTTGGATCGTGTTTGATGTTCATCATAACAAAAACAGAGACTCATTGTAGCAGCATTGCTCTCATTCCCCAATGCGTTGTCTGGGACTCATGCTCAGGGCCAGCAGCTTTGTGGATTTCATCCTCTATAAGCACAAACAGCAGGTATGACACATTCACAGGACCAGTATCTCCCCCAGATCCTCCCCTGAGTGTAGAGCTATCAAAACCATTCTTCCCCTTGTGAGCCCCTTTCTCCATTTTTACACACTCTCCTACACATTTcaagtttcttcatttctttttaataatgccaACTGGTTCCTTTTGAATACCGCTGCcataatttctgtttgttttccaaCCATCGGCCGCCTTGTTCTCCTGAACCATGACTCCAGTGCatctgagacaggaggtgctcagtttccctgaatTCAGGTTTCAAggcacacctctgggtttcaagccactccccaaggtctcaggcccctcctctagacCTTGCCTTAGAGGAGAGTTACCATTGCTTGTTGGATGTATTTTCTGCAACAACACGGGGAAATTGAGACTGCAAGGGGcggacttatgcaaatccagggGCTGGGCAATCTCAGTAGAGAAGGATTATGTAACCCTACTAGCTGAgtatgctcagtaaagtggaatttatcctttgaatgatcttctaagagcacagaatattcttgactGTGTCTTGTTCACATGATAGAATTTGACCagtgaacatgccctaaaaggagaccaaccaAGCATGTGAAAGACTATTTTATATAATAGGGAACTACTCCCttgtgaatattcattagatatgatgaatatgtattagacagcaaaactataaaagttgaatcccagcagaaggaaGGTTGTTGCGCACTTTCCCACAGCCAACCTGCACTTCGCCatctgaggtgtgtatgctttacttttgtgttgaGATTAcattcagcaagtggctgctcactcgtgaaccagcctgcactctgtactaaatgTTAagtaagtgtgtatttcttttgtgttaaactttgtGAGGGCCCGGCTCAGTCTCtagagctaggctgcactctctctgtaaaatctgtatctcttatttgttacattgAACCTGTTATCACTTTCTACCacgactctgctcttgaattctttcctatggtggcgtcaagaacctggtaagaggacagggtgggttgaggctgactactgggcctccccagaccctctcctctgataTCACATCCAGGCTCTGCTTTGCCTGGATAAGGAATACAAAATCTCCCAAGCAAACATATGCGGAATATGTAAATTGTGTGATTTTGCACAATGATCAGTTCTTTATTCACTTGTCTTCATAGAATTGTATGTAATAGTCATTTTACAAGCAAGtggtggtacacacacacacagacacacacacacacacacacagatacattttaaatttcaaatgtgTTCATGtgtttctgtgtatatatgtatgcgagtgtgtacatgtgtgtatgcatatcaATCAGTTTGATTGTTATCTATCAAGTAATAGTATTAAAAAACTGTACATATGAATtgcaaaatttagaatttaaaataatactaattaTAGCAATGACAATTTACTTTAACAtaaggtctattttatctgatatttatCTTGCCATTCTAGTTGGTTGACTGGTTAAAATAcacagaatatattttcatttatctattttaattCTTACACCTTAGCTATATCTCTTGAAAAAACTATCTAAATGAATATAGTCAGAGAACATTTGACTTTAACAAGAGGATGCAGACAATCCCCAACTTACAATGGCTGGTATGGGCATCCAAACCCATCACCTTGTTggtaccagcaccatgctgtcccaAGGGAGCTAACCCACCAACTTGTTACAGTTCGTAGGAGgaatgttttcagttttcctttccagtatgatgttagctttgGGTGTGTCGTACATAGCCTtcattgtattaagatacttttcttctatacctaattcatTGAGAGACTTTTTCataaaaagatgttgaattttatcaaatgctttttctgcatctatggagattatcatattttttcattctgttgatatgatgtattacatttactgatttgcatacgttgaatcatctttgcatctctgggataaatcccacttgatcatggtgtataatctttttgatctGCTGttagattcagtttgctagtattttactgagggtttttgcatccatgttcatcagggatattggcctgtagttttctttttttgttgtgtccttacCCAGTTCTGTGTCAGGATAATGGTGGCATCaa
This region includes:
- the LOC134371895 gene encoding vomeronasal type-1 receptor 4-like is translated as MATRNVAIGMIFLSQTVFGILGNFSLFYHYLFLYFTGRRLRTTDLIVANLLVANSFVILSRGIPHAMVSFGWQHVFNDHECKFISYMHRVGRGVSIGSTCLLSVFWAMVISPRNSRFAELKMKVPKFIGPSIFLCWILQMLINAIFPIYMTGKLSNKNITNTKYFQYCSSVRHDKTTESLHAVWLSFLDVFCLGLMLWASSSMVLVLHRHKQRVQHIHRNNVSPRSSPESRATKTILLLVSTFVYFYTLACIFQVCLALINKPSWFLMNSTSIVDGCFPAVSPFLLLSHDSSTFRLCFAWISNRKSPND